From the genome of Papaver somniferum cultivar HN1 chromosome 2, ASM357369v1, whole genome shotgun sequence, one region includes:
- the LOC113347829 gene encoding uncharacterized protein LOC113347829: MEVKPTVALRAMLVGGIAVFAKVAGAMKAAGGVKLGAAAAAMTAAATAAVSTKKETDDVSKQPSK, translated from the coding sequence ATGGAGGTAAAGCCAACAGTTGCTCTAAGAGCTATGCTAGTAGGTGGAATAGCTGTATTTGCGAAGGTGGCTGGTGCAATGAAGGCAGCAGGTGGTGTGAAGTTAGGAGCTGCAGCTGCTGCTATGACAGCAGCAGCAACTGCAGCAGTTTCAACAAAAAAGGAAACAGATGATGTTTCCAAGCAACCTTCAAAGTGA